The DNA window CGATGCGATTTCGTCCACTCTCTCGGACGCCAGCTCGAACCGGCGTCGAAAGAGATTCTCGATGTGCTCCCGCGTCCTCTCCGAGACGCGATAGCGATCTCGGAAGCTCTCGAGGGCTATCGGAGGAATCGTCGACAGGCCCGCGGGCTCCGTCCCGAGATCGTCTCGTGGCTCGCGCACCACCATCGTTCCTGCCACGAGGTCGCCGATTCGCTGCATGCGCGGATTCGATGCCGCGGCGAGGAATCCCGCTCCGTAGAAGAGGGGGGCGAAGTCGGCGGCTCGAAGGAGATTGCGAATCATCGCGTCATGGAAACCGATGGCATAACCTTCGGTCTTGATGACGCGGAGTCGGAAGATTCGCTTTCCCGGCGTCTGTCCGTTCCAATGAGTCTCGAAGAGACATCCGTAGCCCCACTCGAGAACGAAGCTCGCTACCAGGGTGACGCCGATGGGAAACCCGCTCAGGGCGAGCGGAGAGAACACGAGGGAGCTCGAGAGCGCGATTCCATAGAGTACGGTGGCCCGAATGGCGAGGTCCACGAGGTAGGCACCCAACCGCGTTGCTGGGCCCGCGAGGCGAAATGCCAGGCGGACGTTCTCGGGCGTCTCGAGATAGATGACGTCCGAAAGGACTGGCTGATGGGCGGATGAAGACGCGGTCTTCATCCGCCCATCTTCCTCATCTCCCCGTCCCCTTAACTGAAGCGAACTCGGAAAAGAATCAGACCTGTACGACCTTGGTACCCGCAAGAAAGTCGTGAACGCAGCGGCGCTCCTCACCGAAGATGAGGAGGTGATCCACGATCGGGTACAGAGGGATGTTTCCCAGGATCCCATTGACGAAGTACCGCATGCCGATGATCTTTCCCGCGGATGGAACCGTCCCGTTCTGATAATCGACGATGCGGATTTTCATGACGCGTTTTCCGATGGTCTGGCCGTCCCGGAGGAGCAGCCGAAACTGATAGATGACAAAGGCGAGAAAGGCGAGCGCCGAGCCGATGAGCATGACGAGGCCGATGGGCGAGGGCTCGCTCGATGGCGCCCAGACT is part of the Vicinamibacteria bacterium genome and encodes:
- a CDS encoding RDD family protein encodes the protein MKTASSSAHQPVLSDVIYLETPENVRLAFRLAGPATRLGAYLVDLAIRATVLYGIALSSSLVFSPLALSGFPIGVTLVASFVLEWGYGCLFETHWNGQTPGKRIFRLRVIKTEGYAIGFHDAMIRNLLRAADFAPLFYGAGFLAAASNPRMQRIGDLVAGTMVVREPRDDLGTEPAGLSTIPPIALESFRDRYRVSERTREHIENLFRRRFELASERVDEIASILAAPLGAKLASSEDRTFARRHPADFLFRVLGAYRDAHP
- a CDS encoding RDD family protein yields the protein MAFRCKSCGAELMRNRYRPSSTLSSGPGLPALSAPGVGSVGTDLSVAGDNPYATPQARALASASPSDASGLLASRGARLAAVLLDSILAILVLIPLFVSIVVWAPSSEPSPIGLVMLIGSALAFLAFVIYQFRLLLRDGQTIGKRVMKIRIVDYQNGTVPSAGKIIGMRYFVNGILGNIPLYPIVDHLLIFGEERRCVHDFLAGTKVVQV